From one Xiphias gladius isolate SHS-SW01 ecotype Sanya breed wild chromosome 12, ASM1685928v1, whole genome shotgun sequence genomic stretch:
- the trappc1 gene encoding trafficking protein particle complex subunit 1, producing the protein MTVHNLYIFDRNGNCLYYNEWNRKKQAGISTDEEFKLMYGMLFSIRSFVSKMSPLDMKEGFLSFQTSKYRLHYYETPSGLKFVMNTDLSVTNARDTLQNIYSNLYVEYIVKNPVCVLGHSLDSELFSSRLDAFVRALPYYSPRAA; encoded by the exons ATGACCGTCCATAACTTGTACATATTTGACCGGAACGGAAACTGCCTGTATTACAACGAGTGGAACCGCAAGAAGCAGGCGGGAATCTCCACAGATGAG gagtTTAAGCTGATGTATGGAATGCTGTTCTCCATCCGCTCATTTGTCAGTAAGATGTCTCCACTGGACAT GAAGGAGGGCTTCCTGTCCTTTCAGACCAGCAAGTATCGTCTTCATTACTACGAGACTCCCAGTGGACTGAAGTTTGTCATGAACACCGACCTGTCTGTGACTAACGCAAGAGACACACTGCAGAACATATACAGCAAc ttgtATGTGGAGTACATAGTGAAGAACccggtgtgtgtgttgggtcaCAGTTTGGACAGTGAACTGTTCAGCAGCCGACTGGACGCCTTCGTCAGAGCTCTGCCGTACTACAGCCCACGAGCCGCCTAA